The following proteins are encoded in a genomic region of Halonatronomonas betaini:
- a CDS encoding DUF1576 domain-containing protein, with protein sequence MPNNKTSSYASGSSKSLRHSLALTATENAKFIILFLYGVILIGTAFYFNSPAELFNGMMSISLSESTLISDYMVLGNIGSAFLNAGFLMLISLAIVKKAKVNINGSIIAAVFTVAGFAFFGKNIFNVWPIFGGVYLYALYKEEPFSRFILVALFGTALAPLVSLVSFGLGFSTINGLALGAIFGTLAGFILPPLANHMVKFHQGYNIYNIGFTAGMTGSLFMAVFRAFDLEAASQFHFAEGLNDQLGMYLLVLFISMVVVGLLYNNLSFKGFTKVTRHSGRLVSDFINTDGMGVTFLNMGIMGIISLGYIVLVGGEINGPIIGGIFTIVGFAAFGKHPRNVIPILIGIFLSTQVQAIEAASAGALLAALFGTTLAPIAGQYGIKAGLLAGFLHLAVVMNVGYLHGGINLYNNGFAGGLVAAMLIPILSSLGQTNPERS encoded by the coding sequence ATGCCTAACAACAAAACTAGCTCATATGCATCAGGTTCATCTAAATCACTTAGACATTCATTAGCATTAACAGCAACAGAAAATGCTAAATTTATAATCTTATTTTTATATGGAGTCATCCTTATTGGTACAGCTTTTTATTTTAATAGTCCAGCTGAACTCTTTAACGGCATGATGTCTATCTCTTTATCAGAAAGCACATTAATCTCAGATTATATGGTCTTAGGTAATATTGGTTCTGCTTTTCTAAATGCCGGATTTTTAATGCTAATCTCACTGGCCATTGTAAAAAAAGCTAAAGTTAATATAAATGGCTCAATAATTGCAGCAGTTTTTACAGTTGCCGGTTTTGCTTTTTTTGGAAAAAATATTTTTAATGTCTGGCCAATTTTTGGCGGAGTTTACTTATATGCACTTTATAAAGAAGAACCTTTTAGCCGCTTTATATTAGTAGCCCTGTTTGGAACAGCTTTAGCCCCATTAGTAAGCCTTGTAAGTTTTGGTTTAGGCTTCAGTACCATTAATGGTTTGGCTTTAGGCGCAATATTTGGTACCTTAGCCGGTTTTATTCTGCCACCACTGGCGAATCATATGGTTAAATTTCATCAGGGTTATAATATCTATAATATTGGTTTTACAGCTGGTATGACTGGATCACTTTTTATGGCTGTATTTAGAGCATTTGATCTTGAAGCTGCAAGCCAGTTTCATTTTGCAGAAGGTTTAAATGATCAGCTTGGAATGTATCTGCTAGTTCTATTCATATCAATGGTTGTAGTTGGCCTTTTATATAATAACCTATCCTTTAAAGGTTTCACAAAGGTTACCAGACATAGCGGTCGATTAGTTTCTGATTTTATTAATACCGATGGTATGGGAGTAACGTTTCTCAATATGGGAATTATGGGAATAATCTCTCTAGGATACATTGTTCTTGTCGGTGGAGAAATAAACGGACCAATTATCGGGGGGATTTTTACAATCGTAGGTTTTGCAGCTTTTGGTAAACACCCTCGAAATGTAATACCTATTCTAATTGGCATTTTTCTTTCAACTCAGGTTCAGGCAATTGAAGCTGCTTCAGCTGGAGCTCTATTGGCCGCCCTATTTGGAACAACTCTAGCTCCAATTGCAGGCCAATATGGAATAAAAGCTGGACTTCTTGCAGGCTTTTTACATCTAGCTGTGGTTATGAATGTTGGTTACCTTCACGGCGGTATCAACCTTTATAACAATGGTTTTGCTGGTGGACTTGTTGCAGCAATGTTAATACCTATACTAAGTAGCCTCGGGCAAACAAACCCTGAAAGGAGTTAA
- a CDS encoding acetamidase/formamidase family protein, which yields MSKLIDRNKVIYSFNQKNKAIAEVKPGEEFTISTYDCFSGQLKSEDDVISEMNWDHINPATGPVFIEGAKKGDILKVEILSIELESPAVMIAAPKDGVLGHLIEESIAKILPIKNNKLIFSDKYKFDLEPMVGVIGIAPEDGYDISTGTPGEHGGNMDCKLLGPGASVYFKVQTDGALLAAGDMHALMGDGEIVVCAAEAGGKIKLKTEIIRDKDLPVPFIEKGELISTVASAETLDEAVDMATEKMANYLVENYEFDLTEAGLIMSLIGDAEICQVVDPLKTARFTIDKSKL from the coding sequence ATGTCAAAATTAATTGATAGAAACAAAGTAATATATTCTTTTAATCAAAAAAATAAAGCAATAGCAGAAGTTAAACCTGGTGAAGAATTCACAATTAGCACATATGACTGCTTTTCTGGTCAATTAAAATCAGAAGATGATGTTATTTCTGAGATGAACTGGGATCATATAAATCCTGCTACTGGGCCGGTATTTATTGAAGGGGCTAAAAAAGGAGATATATTAAAAGTTGAGATTTTATCTATAGAACTTGAAAGTCCGGCAGTTATGATTGCAGCTCCCAAAGATGGCGTTTTAGGTCATCTGATTGAAGAATCTATTGCTAAGATTTTGCCAATTAAGAATAACAAACTTATATTTTCTGATAAATATAAATTTGATCTGGAACCTATGGTAGGTGTGATTGGAATTGCCCCGGAAGATGGTTATGATATTTCTACCGGGACACCAGGTGAACATGGAGGTAATATGGATTGCAAACTGCTGGGGCCAGGAGCTTCTGTTTATTTTAAAGTTCAAACTGATGGGGCTCTTTTAGCTGCAGGTGATATGCATGCATTAATGGGAGATGGTGAAATTGTTGTCTGTGCTGCTGAAGCTGGAGGCAAGATAAAATTAAAGACAGAAATTATCAGAGATAAAGATTTACCTGTGCCTTTTATTGAAAAAGGAGAGTTAATCTCAACTGTAGCTTCTGCAGAGACTTTAGATGAGGCTGTAGATATGGCTACAGAGAAAATGGCTAATTATCTTGTTGAAAATTATGAGTTTGATCTGACTGAAGCTGGCTTAATTATGAGTTTGATTGGAGATGCTGAAATCTGTCAGGTTGTTGACCCTTTAAAGACGGCAAGATTTACAATAGATAAAAGTAAATTATAA
- a CDS encoding DegV family protein, translating into MNTEIVIDSACDLPAEMKEKYKVLPFRIIINEKEYRAGKDIDIQQVYEHIKKKNYPKTAQVSPNDYKETFTELAKNKKNCIYIAFSAAMSGSFQTAKLMASEVKNEYPDFNIEIIDSKAGSTALGLLVNHTKKLLDNGLPLKKVAQIIRTERENLIHLFSLDNLTTLQRGGRLSKGKAFIGNILNIKPILEVVDGEIVLSKKVRGQQRMLKTLITEMENKGQDLSNQIIGISHADDEELALKLKDKIKDKYNPDGFLINMISPVLGAHLGIGGIGIFFFCKPPEINPG; encoded by the coding sequence ATGAATACTGAAATAGTAATAGATAGCGCCTGTGATCTACCTGCAGAAATGAAAGAAAAATATAAAGTCTTACCCTTTAGAATAATTATCAATGAAAAAGAATATAGAGCTGGCAAAGATATCGATATTCAGCAAGTATATGAACATATAAAAAAGAAAAATTACCCAAAAACAGCTCAGGTCAGCCCTAACGATTATAAAGAAACCTTTACTGAACTGGCCAAAAACAAAAAAAATTGTATCTATATAGCATTTTCAGCAGCAATGTCAGGAAGTTTTCAAACTGCTAAATTAATGGCTAGTGAAGTGAAGAATGAATACCCTGACTTTAATATAGAAATTATTGATTCAAAAGCAGGTTCTACTGCTCTAGGACTTCTTGTCAATCACACTAAAAAATTACTGGATAATGGTCTCCCACTAAAAAAAGTTGCACAAATAATCAGGACCGAACGGGAAAACCTGATTCATCTATTCTCTCTGGATAACCTAACAACTTTGCAAAGAGGTGGAAGATTAAGCAAAGGCAAAGCCTTCATCGGTAATATATTAAATATTAAACCTATCCTTGAAGTTGTTGATGGAGAAATAGTTCTTTCAAAAAAAGTAAGAGGTCAACAAAGAATGCTTAAAACACTTATCACTGAAATGGAAAATAAGGGTCAGGATTTAAGTAATCAAATCATTGGTATTAGTCATGCTGATGATGAAGAATTGGCCCTAAAACTAAAAGATAAAATAAAAGACAAATATAATCCTGATGGTTTTTTAATAAATATGATCAGCCCTGTTTTAGGAGCTCATCTCGGAATTGGTGGGATTGGCATCTTCTTTTTCTGCAAGCCCCCTGAAATTAATCCAGGCTAG